The genomic window caacaccatgcgACATAATTGTGTCGCCAGCTgaagctgctgcttcttgccAATCAACGGGTCAATGACAAACGCATCCTTCATGTCGTTGTTGCCTCGTCCCATGCAGTCGACACCCAGCTTTCCACGGCCCTCGGcgccagccttgacctgctGACTCTTGACTTCAGCAAGAGTAGCAATAGGGTTGAGACCACTGTTCTCAGCCAGGGTCATGGGGACGGTGTCAAGAGCCTCAGAAAAGGCGCGCATGGCGTACTGCTCAAGTCCAGGggtcttgacagcctcgtcctcgacaGCCAGAGAGCAGGCAATCTcggcagcaccaccaccgtaCACAACTCGGTTATCGCGGACAAGGTTTCGCACCACGCAGAGGGCATCGTGCAGAGATCGCTTAGCCTCATCGATAATCTAGTTGTTGTTAGCATCCCGCAAGCTTCAGCCATGAATATCACATACCATCTTGTTGCTGCCGCGGACAAAGACAGTCACGGCACGGGTGTTGGCACACTCCTCAATAACCAGCATCTTCTCTCGTGTTGTGCCGAAAGACATCTCCCGTACAACACCGGCAGTGCCCAGCTTCTCCGCGGTAAGATCCTCGAATCGAGGAACTATTCGGCCATTGGTGGCAATGGCAATCAGCTCAATCTCAGGTCCACCCACCCATCGAACAGCGGGCAGCTcgttctggaggaggagatggttGGCCTCATCATCAAAGCCCCACTGGCAGATTGCCAGGTTGGCACCTGTATCCTTGATCTGCTGGATCATCTCGATAAACTTGTCCTTCTCGTAGTTTTGCAGCTTCTTGAACTCCTCGACGCTGGTGATGTCGAGGTGgtgcttggtcttgggcttggggggcTCAAAGGCGCAAGTAAGGATGGCAATCTTGGCGTCGTGCACTTCCGAAGGCATCTGGGGGTGAGAGAAGTCCTTGTCGATAATGACACccttgacgaggagggtATCCTCAAGGGCACCTCCGACCTTGCCGTCCACCTTGATCAGCTCGAAGTCGACGTCTTTTCGCTCGAGGTCGGCAACGGAGAGGACAGCGTCAACAGCGATGTTGGCAAACTGGTCATGGGCCTTGGACACAATCTTGCTTCCCAGACTGGTTCGTGCAACCTTGACAAGGTTGGCCGTCTCCTCGCGCGAGAACTCGATCGTATCCGAGATCTTGTCAAGCTCAGCAACAGCGATATCGCAGGCCTGGTCGTAACCGTCGGCGATTCGGATGGGGTGGATGCCCTTGTCGATCAGGTCGGCAGCCTGCTCCAGAAGAGCACCAGCGAGGACAACAACACCGGTGGTACCATCACCAATCTCATCATCCTGCGACTTGGACAGCTCAACTAATAGCTTGGCAACGTGGTTGGTAATCTCCATCTGTTGTAGAATGGTGGCACCATCGTTCGTCACGGTAATGTCTCCGTCAGGCGAgatgaggatcttgtcgagTCCACGAGGACCAAGAGAGGTCTTGATAATGTTTGCGACGGTGCGGGCGGCGAGGATGTGGGACTTGACGGCTTCGTTGCCAAACtggcgcttcttcttcccctgaCTGAGAGACGTTAGGCGGGCGGTGTCGAGCGGGCTGACAGACATACTCTCTAACGACGATGAAGGGGCGACCCTGCTCATCCTTCATAACGGCCGCTATCACTGTCAGCTAAGGACCATGCGAAAGGTGGTCTTGCGCAAGTACCGTTCGACACATCCAAATCTGTCCCTCGTTAGCTACCCCTCGCCCCTCGTGTCGTTTGGTGAAAATGTGCGGGACTCACTCAACGAATCCATCTTGACTGTGGGTTGTCCACCCGTGGGGAGCTGTATCGGCTATAAAAGAGACGATTACGGCGAAATCAAAAAGTCCCCCGGAATATGGTGACACCCTGGAGCTTCTGTCGCTTTCTTGAAGAGCCCGAATTTTTTGGAAGATTGGGGTTGCCTTGCGTTGCACACCGATCGGACGCGGGGGAAGAAAAGTCCGGTCCGATCAGGGGCTTGTCCAGGCTCTCACACCCCGCCACGCCAGGCTTCGACGTTCGGTGTGACTTCATTTCACCCCACTACAGCTGTGCCCCGCCATTCGTCAACATCGTCTGCGATACTGCAACTTTAACATCCCAACATTGCACGTTGGAACTCTATTGAATTTCAAAGTTTCTAATATTTGTTGACATAAATAGTCAACTCTTGAACCTTTCTTCCGTCGAAAAAcaacacaacaacaacaacaatacaacacacaacaacatcatcgcatcgcaaccaacaacaacaccaatcTGACTCGAACGACTCTACACAATGTCCCGCCATCGCATTGTCCACACGTTCAATGCGAACGACATCGTATCCGAATTCGACGGCGATGActatgaagaagaagaggatgagctCAGCCCTGAGGATCGTCAGGCCATGGACAATGGAACTGCTGAAGTCCGCAGAGCGCTTGGAACCGAAGCAAACAAGGTCACCAAGGCTCAGATCGAGGAAGCCCTATGGCATTACTACTACGACGTTGACAAGTCAGTCACGTATCTGATGAAGACATTCATCGCCCCTGCACCAAAGCCTGCCAAGAAAGCCCCAGAAGGTATGTCTGCGTCTTTTTACACTTCACAGCACCTCTTAAGGATTGGAGCAGACCACGGGCGTCTGTCAAATGGATACATCTTGGGCACCGACACTCCACGAGCCAACCCAGTCCCTTCTTGGTATTTCGACGACATGCCATGGTGCAATGTACCCCAAGACCGCCAGACCATCTTCATCGAGCCGGATCGTCCTCGAGGCGGGTTGCTAGGAGGTGCCGAGGAGCCTCCAAAAATGTCAAAGCTTCAAGCTCTAGCAGCTGCCAGGAAACGAAAGaacgaagagaagaaggaacaCGAGAGAGTGACCAAGGGTATCAAGACGCTCTCTCT from Fusarium falciforme chromosome 2, complete sequence includes these protein-coding regions:
- a CDS encoding T-complex protein 1 subunit epsilon — translated: MDSLNLDVSNAAVMKDEQGRPFIVVRDQGKKKRQFGNEAVKSHILAARTVANIIKTSLGPRGLDKILISPDGDITVTNDGATILQQMEITNHVAKLLVELSKSQDDEIGDGTTGVVVLAGALLEQAADLIDKGIHPIRIADGYDQACDIAVAELDKISDTIEFSREETANLVKVARTSLGSKIVSKAHDQFANIAVDAVLSVADLERKDVDFELIKVDGKVGGALEDTLLVKGVIIDKDFSHPQMPSEVHDAKIAILTCAFEPPKPKTKHHLDITSVEEFKKLQNYEKDKFIEMIQQIKDTGANLAICQWGFDDEANHLLLQNELPAVRWVGGPEIELIAIATNGRIVPRFEDLTAEKLGTAGVVREMSFGTTREKMLVIEECANTRAVTVFVRGSNKMIIDEAKRSLHDALCVVRNLVRDNRVVYGGGAAEIACSLAVEDEAVKTPGLEQYAMRAFSEALDTVPMTLAENSGLNPIATLAEVKSQQVKAGAEGRGKLGVDCMGRGNNDMKDAFVIDPLIGKKQQLQLATQLCRMVLKVNNVIVSGADENDF